The following nucleotide sequence is from Vanessa cardui chromosome 3, ilVanCard2.1, whole genome shotgun sequence.
tctttagttttcaaattaaacaataataaaattgctaatgacgtaaagttatattttattatgcaaGAGCTATGTTCCAACCCTCAGGTTCAACAGAAGTGTCGGCTGAGGAGTGGCAACTTTATCAACAAGCACTAGCCGAGAAACAAAATTCACAGAACAAGATTATTGCTAAGACCGCTGTTAATGCAACAAAGAAACCTGAGAAGGGACCAAAGGAAAAGAATTCAAAGAGTCTCAAGAAAAGGGCTGCAAGTGATGACGAGGAGGAGTaagtagatatatttatcaGAAAAAACACACCTAAACCATGTGATAATCGTGTTATACATTATGAAACTTATTTAGCATGTTTTTATaagacttaatttaaataaaactagttataacggattttaatcgcgtatattaattattttggacatcccgacatttcgagcactttacagcgttcgtggtcacgggtagactaggTACAGGTAggtaatatacgcgattaaaatccgttataactagttttatttaaatgtgtaataatctcgaaaatttaagacaacattatataagacttaattttaaagaagcttATGTATTtgcatctttatttatttttcttatcatttTTACAGGAAAATAGAACTTATCACATCCTACCATAACTCTGACTCAGAATCAAATGATGAATCAGAGAAGACTCCACCAGTCAAACCACCTCTACCAAAACCACCAAACAAGCTACCGAAGCATCCACAAAAGAAGCAGAAAACTAAACCACAAGTTGAATTTGGTCCACCATTACCACCAAATCAAAATTACTCTGTGCCAATTGGTCCGGAACTACCAACGGGACTGCTAAACGAAAGTAAACTCAAATCACCAGAAAAAAAGGTTGATATTACAGTTAAACAAGTAAGTTggcattattattgttgtaaaatattttgaagccCTTGTTGCACCAATGATGAGAAATAAATCTGATAATCGCTCCAAGAATAACAATCCAAGAGTTTAGTTTTTAGAaatctgtttaatttttgattattatttattaatttaaataattgctaatgtaaaattattaaccaTTTGAAATCAATTTCAAAAAGATTTTGTTTTCACATGGTTCTCTTTGTATTGTTCGGACTTTtgccacatttttttttacaagaaaatgTGTCTCATGTCCTAACAGTACTGAAAGGGCTTTCAGTGAAATTGGAAATGTTATCAAGCGCTGTGATGGCTAAAGTTTTCAATCTGAGgtgcatttatataatatgtttaataattactaaGCTATACAATCAAAAATATTGGCATTGTCTTAATAAAACAActgattcataatatttaatttaacgacAACAAAGGCTTAGTATCATCCTCATACCCTTATCAGAAtatggttatatatatttataattttaataaaagtacacaTCAAAGTTCTGTTTCTACTAATCAAACAGGATGCTCCACAAACATCAAAATCCATCGACGATGACGCCCAAGATGAAAATTGTCTCCtgcaaaaattaaaagataaggCAAAGCTATTGGAGAAGCTCGGTGGTGAGTTGCCTTCCGACTTacagaaaattataaaagacgATACCAGGTCTAACAATGCCTCTCCACGAGGTGAACCTAATGCAACTGAACTTGATATTGATGATTTATTACAAGAGATCGAGAAAACTGAATTGCCTAAAGTTAAATCAAAAGATATGAATGAAAAGCAGAAATCGAACAAAAGCATAACAAGTTCACCTAAAAGCGGTGACAGAACACCACCGTTAGAAGAACTACATGCACTATACCCTAACACAAATGGACCTTCAACGTCATTGTTTCCAAGTGCTGCTAATATAGACGAAAGCAAACCGGATATCAAACCTGAGACTGCTATCGTAGAGAAGGAGAAAAAGGAAAATGTCTACCTAATGAATTTAGATGTACCGATAGAAAACGTTGGTAGAAAGAAATTGAGGATATCTAATTCAGTGTTGCCAGAGCGGAGAAAGGAGAAATTTGAACTACCAGCCTACACAACGAAATATTCCCAATTTATTGAAGGGTTCTCCAATGAAAGAACCGGTTTGGGTTTCAGTAAAGAGGAAGAAAGTGGAAGTAGTCCGAAGAATATGATAAATTATGGCAACGGTCTGACATTTACTAAAGGGGAAACTTTGAATGAAGAAAAGAAAGATGAAGACCTAGACGACTTGACTGATTTAGTGGAGGCCAAGTTGAAGTTTCTTAATCAGTTGCAGCCGTGCGTGTTGTCGCCGCTGCAAGAAATGTTGATCCAAATGCAGGTTTGTGCTTTgtatttaattctatatttatcgAATATGATATGAGATATGTTGTTCAGATAGATAAATTGTTATCTTTATCAGAAGAAGATATTATCTATGATATCAAAACATTAAGACGTGGTTTGATGTTTATATCGTTGGATCTTTTCGTATATAGGTGCTTGTGAGTTATGATGCCAGCGCCCTAGGACTaggttacattaaaaaaaaacacttatgttttaaatttatttttattttgcttttactGAGCTTTTTTCTCATATTCTACAAATTTTTCTCTAAAAATCTCTTTATAAATCTCGAGTCCCTCTAAATTTGGAGTAGATCCCCAAGTGTGCACGCTATGCagtagtatgtatataaataacaaaaaaaaagacccgctgagtttctttcgccggttcttctcaggtcagggtgttcctttttccgaaccggtggcagtgtttatttgacaatcaataagtaagtaagctgctgagatggcccagtggttagaacgcgtgcatcttaaccgatgattgcgggttcaaacccaggcaagcaccactatatatatgtgcttaattgtgtttataattcatctcgtgctcggcggtgaaggaaaacatcgtgaggatacctgcatgtgtctaatttcatcgaaattctgtcacatgtgcattccaccaacccgcattggaacagcgtggtgg
It contains:
- the LOC124543493 gene encoding formin-binding protein 4-like isoform X1; protein product: MSKLNPLGLLVNYGDSDEDIDEGSPISAKNNDYATRKTPATYAGYESSYQASNTPAGIHPAPIPHCPWSACYDENSGFTYYWNQQTNAVTWEAPPEYMLALKLAQQQLHTSGSTEVSAEEWQLYQQALAEKQNSQNKIIAKTAVNATKKPEKGPKEKNSKSLKKRAASDDEEEKIELITSYHNSDSESNDESEKTPPVKPPLPKPPNKLPKHPQKKQKTKPQVEFGPPLPPNQNYSVPIGPELPTGLLNESKLKSPEKKVDITVKQDAPQTSKSIDDDAQDENCLLQKLKDKAKLLEKLGGELPSDLQKIIKDDTRSNNASPRGEPNATELDIDDLLQEIEKTELPKVKSKDMNEKQKSNKSITSSPKSGDRTPPLEELHALYPNTNGPSTSLFPSAANIDESKPDIKPETAIVEKEKKENVYLMNLDVPIENVGRKKLRISNSVLPERRKEKFELPAYTTKYSQFIEGFSNERTGLGFSKEEESGSSPKNMINYGNGLTFTKGETLNEEKKDEDLDDLTDLVEAKLKFLNQLQPCVLSPLQEMLIQMQTLVSAFRAGALSGAYWRRWARGAEGALARHEAAAAPPGWLCVFQRSEGRYCYRRESDGFVQYEYPAVANTDMDICTTPPHPSTEPKQEVNPPPPPPSPPHCWRSTPPPPGTDPVPPEAPPPPRIQEPKKEIGDELQSFYNDIAELEKTSGSTEPNSPEPPPPPEISDKSKDKENKVVKKKSKMKVSSSLGMKHKSVSTLVAKWQQVADEINSD
- the LOC124543493 gene encoding formin-binding protein 4-like isoform X3, whose protein sequence is MSKLNPLGLLVNYGDSDEDIDEGSPISAKNNDYATRKTPATYAGYESSYQASNTPAGIHPAPIPHCPWSACYDENSGFTYYWNQQTNAVTWEAPPEYMLALKLAQQQLHTSGSTEVSAEEWQLYQQALAEKQNSQNKIIAKTAVNATKKPEKGPKEKNSKSLKKRAASDDEEEKIELITSYHNSDSESNDESEKTPPVKPPLPKPPNKLPKHPQKKQKTKPQVEFGPPLPPNQNYSVPIGPELPTGLLNESKLKSPEKKVDITVKQDAPQTSKSIDDDAQDENCLLQKLKDKAKLLEKLGGELPSDLQKIIKDDTRSNNASPRGEPNATELDIDDLLQEIEKTELPKVKSKDMNEKQKSNKSITSSPKSGDRTPPLEELHALYPNTNGPSTSLFPSAANIDESKPDIKPETAIVEKEKKENVYLMNLDVPIENVGRKKLRISNSVLPERRKEKFELPAYTTKYSQFIEGFSNERTGLGFSKEEESGSSPKNMINYGNGLTFTKGETLNEEKKDEDLDDLTDLVEAKLKFLNQLQPCVLSPLQEMLIQMQTLVSAFRAGALSGAYWRRWARGAEGALARHEAAAAPPGWLCVFQRSEGRYCYRRESDGFVQYEYPAVANTDMDICTTPPHPSTEPKEVNPPPPPPSPPHCWRSTPPPPGTDPVPPEAPPPPRIQEPKKEIGDELQSFYNDIAELEKTSGSTEPNSPEPPPPPEISDKSKDKENKVVKKKSKMKVSSSLGMKHKSVSTLVAKWQQVADEINSD
- the LOC124543493 gene encoding formin-binding protein 4-like isoform X2, which encodes MSKLNPLGLLVNYGDSDEDIDEGSPISAKNNDYATRKTPATYAGYESSYQASNTPAGIHPAPIPHCPWSACYDENSGFTYYWNQQTNAVTWEAPPEYMLALKLAQQQLHTSGSTEVSAEEWQLYQQALAEKQNSQNKIIAKTAVNATKKPEKGPKEKNSKSLKKRAASDDEEEKIELITSYHNSDSESNDESEKTPPVKPPLPKPPNKLPKHPQKKQKTKPQVEFGPPLPPNQNYSVPIGPELPTGLLNESKLKSPEKKVDITVKQDAPQTSKSIDDDAQDENCLLQKLKDKAKLLEKLGGELPSDLQKIIKDDTRSNNASPRGEPNATELDIDDLLQEIEKTELPKVKSKDMNEKQKSNKSITSSPKSGDRTPPLEELHALYPNTNGPSTSLFPSAANIDESKPDIKPETAIVEKEKKENVYLMNLDVPIENVGRKKLRISNSVLPERRKEKFELPAYTTKYSQFIEGFSNERTGLGFSKEEESGSSPKNMINYGNGLTFTKGETLNEEKKDEDLDDLTDLVEAKLKFLNQLQPCVLSPLQEMLIQMQTLVSAFRAGALSGAYWRRWARGAEGALARHEAAAAPPGWLCVFQRSEGRYCYRRESDGFVQYEYPAVANTDMDICTTPPHPSTEPKQEVNPPPPPPSPPHCWRSTPPPPGTDPVPPEAPPPPRIEPKKEIGDELQSFYNDIAELEKTSGSTEPNSPEPPPPPEISDKSKDKENKVVKKKSKMKVSSSLGMKHKSVSTLVAKWQQVADEINSD